The Solibacillus daqui genome has a segment encoding these proteins:
- a CDS encoding TRAP transporter permease, with translation MNQNKEQHQQMDQMETLTLEQQQELLEKFDIESNQRNPQNFMKYIIYFGLLAFTLFQLYTAIFGQFPAQIQRTVHLGFALTFVFLLFPASRKLSKKSIAIYDYILAAIAIFIGAYWVINYERLVQSLGKLDTMDFYVGLLAVVLVLEAARRAVGLPIAIIAGLFLLYAFYGPYMPDFMAHRGQSLDGIVNLMYYSTDGILGTPLAVSATYIFAFLLFGAFLVKTGVGEYFNDLAISVAGKLVGGPAKVAIFSSALQGTISGSSVANVVTSGAYTIPLMKRLGYEKNFAGAVEASSSTGGQLMPPIMGAAAFLMVEFIGRGVSYWDIAKAAAIPAVLYFAGIWIMTHFEAKRLGLRGLTDEEMPDRKLILKKLYLLIPIALIIVIMMFGVPVIHSALYGILACIIVGIINPDVKFGFKEIIDAMVEGARTAVPVAAATACAGIIVGVVVKTGLGLSLANSLVKLAGGSILITLFFVMIASLILGMGAPTTANYVITSTIAAPAIIALLAPDVPASVAPIVVVLSAHFFVFYFGIIADITPPVALAAFSAAAISGGDPIKTGIHSAKLAIAAFIIPYMIVFSPALLMIDVTIWQIIWVVFTAMMGMLAIGAGVIGYWYRSINWLERIILLAAGLAMIYPESLSDTIGLIVFGIMFVIQWMTKNKGDEPKVAIS, from the coding sequence ATGAATCAAAATAAAGAGCAACATCAACAAATGGATCAGATGGAAACGTTGACACTCGAACAACAGCAAGAGCTACTTGAAAAGTTCGATATCGAATCGAATCAGCGTAATCCACAAAATTTTATGAAGTATATTATTTATTTTGGACTACTTGCATTTACATTATTCCAATTATACACAGCAATTTTTGGACAGTTTCCAGCACAAATTCAGCGTACTGTGCATTTAGGCTTTGCATTAACGTTTGTCTTTTTACTATTTCCAGCTAGTCGCAAGTTATCAAAAAAGTCGATTGCGATTTATGATTATATCCTTGCAGCAATTGCTATTTTTATAGGGGCTTATTGGGTAATCAACTATGAGCGTTTAGTTCAAAGCTTAGGAAAGCTTGATACGATGGACTTTTATGTAGGGCTATTAGCTGTTGTTTTAGTATTAGAAGCAGCTCGTCGTGCGGTAGGTTTACCGATAGCAATTATTGCGGGATTGTTTTTACTGTATGCCTTTTATGGACCGTACATGCCTGACTTTATGGCGCACCGTGGTCAAAGTTTAGATGGAATTGTGAACTTAATGTATTACTCAACAGATGGTATTTTAGGAACACCACTTGCGGTATCAGCTACATACATTTTTGCCTTTCTTTTATTTGGTGCCTTCCTTGTAAAAACGGGAGTAGGTGAATACTTTAATGATTTAGCAATTTCGGTTGCGGGTAAGCTTGTTGGTGGACCTGCAAAAGTAGCTATTTTTTCATCTGCATTACAAGGTACGATTTCAGGAAGCTCAGTAGCAAACGTAGTAACTTCAGGTGCTTATACGATTCCGTTAATGAAACGTTTAGGTTATGAGAAAAACTTCGCGGGGGCGGTAGAAGCTTCATCATCTACTGGTGGTCAGTTAATGCCACCAATTATGGGTGCAGCGGCATTCTTAATGGTTGAATTTATCGGGCGTGGTGTATCATATTGGGATATCGCAAAAGCGGCAGCGATTCCGGCTGTATTATACTTTGCGGGTATTTGGATTATGACACACTTCGAAGCGAAACGTTTAGGTTTACGTGGTTTAACCGATGAAGAAATGCCAGATCGTAAGCTTATTTTAAAGAAACTTTATTTATTAATTCCAATTGCATTGATTATCGTGATTATGATGTTCGGTGTACCAGTTATTCACTCAGCATTATACGGAATTTTAGCGTGTATCATTGTAGGGATTATTAATCCAGACGTAAAATTTGGTTTTAAAGAAATTATTGATGCGATGGTAGAAGGTGCACGTACTGCTGTTCCAGTAGCAGCTGCGACTGCGTGTGCAGGTATTATTGTAGGTGTTGTTGTAAAAACGGGCTTAGGTTTATCGTTGGCAAACAGTTTAGTGAAATTAGCAGGCGGTAGCATTTTAATTACGTTATTCTTCGTAATGATTGCATCACTTATTCTAGGGATGGGTGCACCAACAACGGCCAACTATGTTATTACATCAACAATTGCAGCACCAGCAATTATTGCGTTACTTGCACCGGATGTTCCAGCAAGTGTAGCGCCGATTGTTGTTGTATTATCGGCACATTTCTTTGTATTCTATTTTGGTATTATTGCGGATATTACACCGCCTGTTGCACTCGCCGCCTTCTCTGCAGCTGCTATTTCAGGAGGCGATCCAATCAAAACAGGGATTCATTCGGCGAAGTTAGCTATTGCTGCTTTCATTATTCCATATATGATTGTCTTTTCACCAGCGTTGTTAATGATTGACGTAACAATTTGGCAGATTATATGGGTAGTATTTACGGCGATGATGGGTATGCTTGCAATCGGTGCAGGGGTTATTGGTTATTGGTATCGTTCAATTAATTGGTTAGAGCGTATCATTTTACTCGCAGCCGGCTTAGCGATGATTTACCCAGAATCATTATCAGATACAATTGGTTTAATCGTCTTTGGGATTATGTTTGTGATTCAATGGATGACGAAAAATAAAGGTGACGAACCAAAAGTGGCAATTTCGTAA
- a CDS encoding amidohydrolase: MLAVKSSEQMIFDWFQYFHANPEISWKEVNTTARLAEILSEMGVSIKRFDDVTGLVAEIGTGKDVIAVRADIDALWQEVDGVMKANHSCGHDANISMVLGALHALKDEVLTKRIRFIFQPAEETGGGALAMIERGVMQDVTHLFGVHLRPQEELPLGKIAPAIYHGAAAFLGGTISGADAHGARPHQGNNAIEVVVAIQQMLKNIHIDPFEVYSAKLTKIVADGGSVNIIPGNASFSIDVRAQKNEILAQVQQYIDRGLKQIAGMFHIDIEWDWQDVTPGAEVSIEAAAVAERAIVESLGESYLAPAVVTPGSDDFHFYTIKNPQLKATMIGVGANLEPGLHHPKMTFNAQALLDGAKAVAATLKMMATK, translated from the coding sequence ATGTTGGCAGTAAAATCGAGTGAGCAAATGATTTTTGATTGGTTTCAGTATTTCCATGCAAATCCGGAAATTAGCTGGAAAGAAGTGAATACAACAGCGCGACTAGCGGAAATTTTGAGCGAAATGGGTGTTTCAATAAAACGTTTTGATGATGTGACTGGCTTAGTCGCAGAAATTGGTACAGGTAAAGATGTAATTGCGGTTCGTGCGGATATTGATGCACTTTGGCAAGAGGTAGACGGTGTTATGAAAGCTAACCATTCTTGTGGGCATGATGCGAATATTTCAATGGTATTAGGTGCGCTTCACGCATTAAAAGATGAAGTATTAACAAAACGTATTCGCTTTATTTTTCAACCAGCGGAAGAAACAGGCGGTGGTGCGCTAGCGATGATTGAGCGCGGTGTTATGCAAGATGTGACTCATTTATTTGGTGTGCATTTACGTCCACAAGAGGAGTTGCCACTTGGTAAAATCGCACCGGCAATTTATCACGGGGCCGCTGCATTTTTAGGTGGTACGATTTCAGGAGCAGATGCGCATGGGGCTCGCCCACATCAAGGCAATAATGCCATAGAGGTAGTTGTGGCGATTCAACAAATGCTTAAAAACATTCATATTGATCCGTTTGAAGTGTATTCGGCAAAATTAACGAAAATTGTTGCTGATGGGGGCAGTGTAAACATTATTCCAGGTAACGCAAGCTTCTCAATCGATGTACGTGCGCAAAAAAATGAAATATTAGCGCAAGTACAGCAATATATAGATAGAGGGCTGAAGCAAATCGCAGGGATGTTCCACATTGATATTGAATGGGATTGGCAAGACGTGACACCGGGTGCGGAAGTGTCAATAGAAGCGGCGGCAGTAGCCGAGCGTGCTATTGTTGAATCGTTAGGTGAGTCGTATTTAGCACCAGCAGTTGTAACGCCTGGTAGTGATGATTTCCACTTCTATACAATCAAGAACCCGCAGTTAAAAGCGACGATGATCGGCGTAGGAGCAAACTTAGAGCCAGGATTACATCACCCTAAAATGACATTCAATGCCCAAGCTTTATTAGACGGGGCTAAAGCAGTAGCCGCAACATTAAAAATGATGGCAACAAAATAA
- a CDS encoding Fe-S oxidoreductase, protein MPALSYDQVRQLNSYSIFTEEPQRPLFTLANLHKDFYLTDFLNLMMGITNAATEAAAISHFGRRYGMFVAMQFYMLTTYDEVWDGKPEDLRFAMVPEFGIHTLGMYINPNDFRYVEDDERERVMSDVLYKTSVVIGQLRKTTSISPLILWENIFGYMLWHFHTLLAKPALADRAFEDLDMLEEKNVWRYFSDKSLFLNYTGGKSPSALINQPVRKSCCFSKDIPGLMACGFCPIK, encoded by the coding sequence GTGCCTGCACTTTCATACGATCAAGTACGTCAATTAAATTCATATAGTATTTTTACCGAAGAACCGCAGCGTCCGCTTTTTACATTAGCGAATTTGCATAAAGATTTTTATTTAACAGATTTTCTTAATTTAATGATGGGTATTACAAATGCTGCAACAGAGGCAGCGGCGATTTCTCATTTTGGTCGTCGCTACGGTATGTTTGTGGCAATGCAGTTTTATATGCTCACAACCTACGATGAAGTTTGGGATGGAAAGCCCGAAGATTTACGTTTTGCAATGGTTCCTGAATTCGGCATACATACGCTCGGCATGTACATCAATCCAAATGATTTTCGCTATGTAGAAGATGATGAACGTGAGCGTGTTATGTCAGATGTTTTATATAAAACGTCCGTAGTCATCGGGCAATTACGCAAAACGACATCAATTTCTCCTTTAATATTGTGGGAAAATATTTTTGGTTATATGCTGTGGCATTTCCACACATTACTTGCCAAGCCGGCTTTGGCAGACCGTGCATTTGAGGATTTAGATATGTTAGAAGAAAAAAATGTATGGCGTTACTTCTCAGATAAATCATTATTCTTAAATTACACAGGTGGCAAAAGTCCATCTGCGCTAATAAATCAACCAGTTCGTAAAAGCTGCTGCTTCTCAAAAGATATCCCTGGCTTAATGGCTTGTGGCTTTTGTCCGATTAAATAA
- a CDS encoding DUF4395 domain-containing protein: MPKPISIPRPLVRVNQWTIFISVVLTWITGQYWLLTIPLVANLLGVLTGFNPIMRIAKLFLTKEIKSYIPEDIGQQKFNATIACVCLAGGLLGFLLDISVIAYSFTIMVGLASFIAILGFCIGCFLHFQLKQFQYRNFLKNS, encoded by the coding sequence ATGCCGAAACCGATTTCGATTCCGCGACCTTTAGTTCGTGTCAATCAATGGACCATTTTTATTTCGGTTGTTTTAACATGGATTACAGGGCAGTACTGGCTTTTAACGATTCCTTTAGTGGCTAATCTACTTGGTGTTTTAACTGGATTTAATCCGATTATGCGTATTGCCAAGCTTTTTTTAACGAAGGAAATAAAATCATATATTCCAGAAGATATCGGGCAACAAAAATTTAATGCAACAATTGCCTGTGTATGTTTAGCGGGTGGGCTATTAGGATTTTTGCTAGATATATCAGTAATAGCTTATAGTTTTACCATTATGGTAGGACTTGCGTCATTTATTGCAATTCTAGGTTTTTGTATTGGGTGCTTCCTTCATTTTCAACTGAAGCAATTTCAATATCGTAACTTCTTAAAAAATTCTTAA
- a CDS encoding multidrug resistance efflux transporter family protein, with translation MKEILIGILAALFFAVTFVLNHSMELEGGSWLWSSSLRYFFMLPFLIAIVAIRGNNGFRIMTSEMKQHPWAWVIWSFVGFVLFYAPLTFAAAFGPGWLVSGTWQFTIVAGVLLAPLFVTVIAGQSIRAKIPLISLGISSIILIGILMIQIPQAQSVSTKSLLLGILPVVVAAFAYPLGNRKMMELCGGRVDPFQRVLGMTIASLPAWIILAIYALLTVGVPSSNQVFQSLLVAVSSGVIATVLFFIATDRVRHNQGKLAAVEATQSTEVLFAMIGEMVLLSVPLPQPIALAGLTVIIIGMLLHSYHTILESKKQLAITKTGLPEK, from the coding sequence ATGAAGGAAATATTAATCGGGATTTTAGCAGCACTGTTTTTTGCTGTAACATTCGTATTAAATCATTCGATGGAGCTTGAGGGTGGCAGTTGGTTATGGAGCTCCTCACTACGGTATTTCTTTATGCTACCGTTTTTAATTGCTATCGTCGCAATACGTGGAAATAATGGTTTTCGTATCATGACTTCTGAGATGAAGCAACATCCATGGGCTTGGGTGATTTGGAGTTTTGTTGGTTTCGTACTATTTTACGCACCACTAACGTTCGCAGCAGCGTTTGGACCGGGATGGCTCGTATCAGGTACATGGCAATTTACGATTGTGGCTGGTGTGCTACTTGCCCCACTTTTTGTAACAGTCATTGCTGGTCAATCCATTCGTGCCAAAATCCCGCTCATTTCACTTGGCATCTCGAGCATTATTTTAATCGGTATTTTAATGATTCAAATACCACAAGCACAAAGCGTTTCAACCAAAAGTCTACTCCTTGGAATTTTACCGGTTGTCGTTGCGGCTTTTGCTTATCCTCTAGGGAATCGTAAAATGATGGAACTGTGTGGCGGACGTGTAGATCCGTTTCAGCGAGTACTTGGTATGACCATTGCTTCGCTTCCTGCTTGGATTATTCTTGCAATTTATGCATTGTTGACAGTAGGTGTCCCCTCTTCCAACCAAGTATTTCAATCATTACTCGTTGCAGTGTCTTCAGGTGTTATTGCGACGGTATTGTTTTTCATTGCGACGGACCGTGTACGACATAACCAAGGCAAACTGGCAGCCGTTGAAGCAACGCAATCAACTGAAGTGCTATTTGCGATGATTGGAGAAATGGTATTACTAAGCGTACCTTTACCACAGCCAATTGCATTAGCGGGCTTAACAGTCATTATTATCGGGATGTTACTACATAGTTACCATACAATACTCGAAAGTAAAAAACAGCTCGCTATCACAAAAACGGGTCTGCCCGAGAAGTAA
- the pepT gene encoding peptidase T has protein sequence MKEKVIERLVRYAKIDTQSDFNSETTPSTMKQFDLLHVLKDELAEIGLTDITLDENGYLFATLEANTDKNVPTIGFLAHVDTTTDYTGTNVQPQRIDNYDGEAITLKNGLVMSPDYFPNLKNYVGLTLITTDGNTLLGADDKAGIAEIMTAMEFLVNNPEIKHGKIRVAFTPDEEIGRGPHKFDVAQFGADYAYTMDGGPLGELQFESFNAAGVKVTTRGTNIHPGSAKDKMVNSITKAIEFQNAMPKDAVPEKTDGYEGFIHLMHFDGGIEESTMSYIIRDHDRAKFEEKKAYMAKVGQDMQAKYGEDTITVQIDDQYYNMGEKIEPVMEIVDIVKEAFAKFDITPIVEPIRGGTDGSQLSYMGLPTPNIFAGGENMHGKYEFVSGETMEKATEVIIEIVQLFEKRN, from the coding sequence ATGAAAGAAAAAGTTATTGAGCGCTTAGTACGCTATGCAAAAATCGACACACAATCAGATTTCAACTCAGAAACTACACCATCAACAATGAAACAATTTGATTTATTACATGTTTTAAAAGATGAATTAGCTGAAATCGGTTTAACAGACATTACATTAGATGAAAACGGTTACCTTTTCGCAACATTAGAAGCAAACACAGATAAAAACGTACCAACAATCGGCTTTTTAGCGCATGTTGATACAACAACAGATTACACTGGTACAAACGTTCAGCCTCAACGTATCGACAACTATGACGGTGAAGCAATTACATTAAAAAATGGTTTGGTGATGTCACCTGACTACTTCCCAAATTTAAAAAATTATGTAGGCCTAACGTTAATCACAACAGACGGCAATACATTGTTAGGTGCAGACGACAAAGCCGGTATTGCTGAAATTATGACAGCAATGGAGTTCCTAGTGAACAATCCTGAAATTAAACATGGTAAAATTCGTGTTGCCTTCACACCAGATGAAGAAATCGGTCGTGGCCCACACAAATTCGACGTAGCACAGTTTGGCGCTGACTATGCGTATACAATGGATGGCGGCCCACTTGGTGAGTTACAATTCGAAAGCTTCAATGCGGCAGGCGTAAAAGTAACAACACGTGGCACTAACATTCACCCAGGCTCTGCAAAAGACAAAATGGTAAACTCAATTACAAAAGCTATCGAATTCCAAAACGCAATGCCAAAAGATGCGGTTCCTGAAAAAACAGATGGCTACGAAGGGTTCATTCACTTAATGCATTTTGATGGAGGCATTGAAGAATCAACAATGTCTTACATTATCCGTGACCATGACCGCGCGAAATTCGAAGAGAAAAAAGCATACATGGCAAAAGTCGGTCAAGATATGCAAGCAAAATACGGTGAAGACACGATTACAGTACAAATTGACGACCAATATTACAATATGGGTGAAAAAATCGAGCCAGTTATGGAAATCGTGGATATCGTAAAAGAGGCATTTGCGAAATTTGATATTACGCCAATTGTTGAACCAATCCGTGGCGGAACAGACGGGTCACAACTTTCTTACATGGGCTTGCCAACACCAAACATCTTCGCTGGTGGCGAAAACATGCACGGAAAATATGAGTTCGTATCGGGCGAAACGATGGAAAAAGCAACAGAGGTTATTATCGAAATCGTTCAGTTATTCGAGAAACGTAACTAA
- a CDS encoding lysoplasmalogenase gives MTRKLLILFFLGFGFYYVFFFESIDASLKMVFKLIPMVLLIGLAFSTKVPLKTPYYWLISIGLIFCAIGDYTLQWFIIGLSFFLIGHVFYIFAFRSTGVSTTPTYVKILLGAYGLFMLTWIAGSIFKNGDTVLAIAVVAYMLVILMMGWTSFRTGSSLAIAGALLFITSDSILAINKFMFAVPYSHELIMFTYYGAQFLFMLSISQYFKIVQKPK, from the coding sequence ATGACAAGAAAACTACTTATTTTATTTTTTTTAGGCTTTGGCTTCTATTATGTATTCTTTTTTGAATCAATCGACGCCTCATTAAAAATGGTATTTAAACTCATTCCGATGGTACTGCTTATTGGTCTTGCCTTTTCTACAAAAGTACCATTGAAAACGCCTTATTATTGGCTCATCTCAATTGGGCTCATCTTTTGTGCGATTGGCGACTATACGTTGCAGTGGTTTATTATCGGGCTTAGCTTTTTCTTAATTGGGCATGTTTTTTATATCTTTGCCTTTCGATCAACCGGCGTCAGTACAACACCAACTTACGTAAAAATCCTTTTAGGCGCGTATGGACTTTTCATGCTTACCTGGATCGCTGGTTCTATCTTTAAAAATGGTGATACTGTTTTGGCAATTGCCGTTGTCGCATACATGTTGGTCATTTTAATGATGGGGTGGACATCGTTTCGAACAGGTAGTTCTTTGGCGATTGCCGGCGCACTACTGTTTATTACGTCGGATTCTATTTTAGCAATCAACAAATTTATGTTCGCCGTTCCATATTCACATGAACTAATTATGTTTACTTATTACGGCGCACAATTTTTGTTCATGCTAAGTATTTCACAATATTTCAAAATAGTTCAAAAACCGAAATAA
- the nfsA gene encoding oxygen-insensitive NADPH nitroreductase, translated as METRELLRSHSSVRKYTGEQISKETVIDLIETAQMAASSHFVQAYSVIWVTDEDKKKKLGELSKNEFQFGTAGASFLFCVDFKRLQVAGKMHGVDIVADSAENVLVGVADVSLFAQNFVVAAEALGYGICYIGGARTNPKEISELFNLPEYVFPLFAMTIGTPTKRNETKPRLPVDAVLHENSYDVEKYDTLLAEYDATMENYYASRSSNQKMATWTKQMADFLIDQKRPFIKEFLASKGFTWK; from the coding sequence GTGGAAACTAGAGAATTATTACGCAGTCACTCATCTGTTCGTAAATATACAGGCGAGCAAATTTCAAAGGAAACCGTTATCGATTTAATCGAAACAGCTCAAATGGCAGCAAGCTCACACTTTGTTCAAGCATATAGCGTCATTTGGGTAACAGACGAAGACAAAAAGAAAAAACTCGGCGAACTATCAAAAAATGAATTTCAATTCGGAACAGCTGGTGCATCGTTCCTATTTTGCGTAGACTTTAAACGCTTGCAAGTTGCAGGTAAAATGCACGGTGTCGACATCGTAGCAGATTCTGCTGAAAACGTACTTGTTGGGGTTGCGGACGTATCATTATTCGCGCAAAACTTTGTTGTGGCAGCTGAAGCATTAGGCTACGGCATTTGCTACATCGGGGGTGCACGTACAAACCCAAAAGAAATTAGCGAGCTATTCAACTTACCAGAATATGTTTTCCCTCTATTTGCAATGACGATTGGTACGCCAACAAAACGTAACGAAACAAAACCACGTTTACCAGTAGATGCTGTACTTCACGAAAATAGCTATGACGTTGAAAAATACGACACACTACTTGCTGAATACGATGCAACGATGGAAAACTACTATGCAAGTCGTTCATCAAATCAAAAAATGGCAACATGGACAAAACAAATGGCTGATTTCTTAATTGATCAAAAACGCCCATTCATTAAAGAATTCTTAGCGTCAAAAGGCTTCACTTGGAAATAA
- a CDS encoding DASS family sodium-coupled anion symporter, which translates to MATVTEKGANNTEQKRNLKPFWIALAFAALIIIVLIPNGGDLPVVGQRALAILAFAVILWVTEAVSYPVSSAMILALIAVLLGLAPSMEDPSVQMGTSNALKLALGGFSNSAVALVGVALFLAAAMQITNLHKRIALWILSMVGTKTNALVFGAILVAIALAFVVPSATARAGAVVPILLGIVAAFGLTKESKLAALLVITATQAVSIWNIGIKTAAAQNLVALGFIKSEFGVDITWSEWFMYAAPFSAIMSVVLFFVMIKLIKPETDNIASGKDVIRQQLVELGPLKRKEITLIITTLVLLFFWSTEGKLHPFDTTTITIVAIAFLLTPKVGVFNWQEASSRIDWGTLIVFAVGISLGSTLLNTKGAAWLSDTIFGSLGLDTMPILATIALVTVFNIIIHLGFASATSLASALIPVFIALALSLPMPVENQIGFVIIQQFVICFGFLLPVSAPQNMLAYGTGTFTTKDFLKSGLPLTIFGFILILIFSATYWKWIGLL; encoded by the coding sequence ATGGCAACAGTAACAGAAAAAGGGGCAAACAACACTGAGCAAAAACGTAATTTAAAACCATTTTGGATTGCATTAGCATTTGCTGCGCTCATCATCATTGTGCTAATTCCAAACGGGGGGGACTTACCAGTTGTAGGTCAACGTGCTTTAGCTATTTTAGCATTTGCCGTTATTTTATGGGTAACCGAGGCGGTGTCATACCCAGTAAGTTCCGCGATGATTTTAGCACTAATCGCTGTATTACTAGGCTTAGCGCCAAGTATGGAAGATCCATCTGTTCAAATGGGGACAAGTAATGCACTTAAACTGGCTTTAGGTGGATTTAGTAACTCTGCTGTAGCATTAGTAGGGGTTGCGCTATTCTTAGCAGCCGCTATGCAAATTACAAACTTACATAAACGTATCGCGCTGTGGATTTTATCAATGGTTGGCACGAAAACAAATGCGTTAGTATTTGGTGCAATTTTAGTAGCGATTGCATTAGCATTCGTAGTACCGAGTGCTACAGCTCGTGCTGGTGCAGTTGTTCCAATTTTATTAGGAATTGTAGCAGCATTCGGCTTAACAAAGGAAAGTAAGCTTGCTGCACTATTAGTTATCACAGCAACACAAGCCGTTTCAATTTGGAACATTGGGATTAAAACGGCAGCTGCGCAAAACTTAGTTGCACTGGGCTTCATTAAATCTGAATTCGGTGTCGATATTACATGGAGCGAATGGTTCATGTATGCCGCGCCATTCTCCGCTATCATGTCGGTTGTGTTATTCTTCGTTATGATTAAACTAATCAAACCTGAAACAGACAATATCGCAAGTGGGAAAGACGTTATCCGCCAACAGTTAGTGGAACTTGGACCACTAAAACGTAAAGAAATCACATTAATTATTACAACTTTAGTTTTACTATTCTTCTGGTCTACTGAAGGAAAGCTACACCCATTCGATACAACAACAATTACGATTGTCGCGATTGCCTTTTTATTAACTCCTAAAGTAGGTGTATTCAACTGGCAGGAAGCCTCTAGCCGCATTGACTGGGGTACATTAATCGTATTCGCAGTAGGTATTTCTTTAGGCTCTACGTTATTAAATACAAAAGGTGCTGCTTGGCTGTCAGATACAATTTTCGGTTCACTAGGCTTAGATACAATGCCAATTTTAGCAACGATCGCATTAGTTACAGTGTTTAACATTATTATTCACTTAGGTTTCGCCTCAGCAACCAGTTTAGCTTCTGCGTTAATTCCGGTATTTATCGCATTAGCATTGAGTTTACCAATGCCTGTTGAAAACCAAATTGGCTTCGTTATTATTCAACAATTCGTTATTTGCTTCGGTTTCTTATTACCAGTAAGTGCGCCGCAAAACATGCTGGCTTACGGTACAGGGACGTTTACAACGAAGGATTTCTTAAAATCAGGGCTTCCGTTAACAATTTTCGGCTTCATCTTAATTTTAATTTTCAGTGCGACTTACTGGAAATGGATCGGGTTGTTGTAA
- a CDS encoding O-acetylhomoserine aminocarboxypropyltransferase/cysteine synthase family protein, whose translation MTSLRPETLLLHGGQKPDPVTGAIAVPVYRTTAYAFKDTAHAQRLFALEEPGNIYSRIMNPTVGAFEERVALLEGGAAAVALSSGAAAVAFSILNLAGAGDEIVAAGSLYGGTYNLFATTLPRYGITVKFVDESDPENFRAAITEKTKAVYAEIIGNPSLKVLDIEAVANIAHENGLPLLIDSTFASPYGSNPIEFGADVVIHSATKWIGGHGTTIGGIVVDAGKFDWTQGKHPGYTEPDTSYHGIRYGIDTAAAAFATKLRVQLLRDFGPTLSADAAFNFLQGLETLHLRIVRHNENTQKVAEYLKNHPFVEYVNYNGFEDFATHDLAKKYLKNGFGSIITFGIKGGREAGRQVIDNVELFSHVANVGDARSLIIHPASTTHQQLSAEELKIAGVSEELIRLSIGLEAAEDIIADLEQALAKVAVAVNA comes from the coding sequence ATGACAAGCTTACGACCAGAAACATTATTATTACACGGAGGCCAAAAGCCAGATCCTGTAACAGGTGCAATTGCTGTACCGGTTTATCGTACAACGGCTTATGCATTCAAAGACACAGCTCATGCGCAACGTCTTTTTGCATTAGAAGAGCCAGGTAACATTTACTCTCGTATTATGAACCCAACAGTAGGTGCGTTTGAAGAGCGTGTAGCGTTATTAGAAGGCGGAGCAGCGGCAGTAGCACTTTCATCTGGTGCAGCAGCAGTAGCGTTTTCCATTTTAAATTTAGCTGGTGCGGGTGATGAAATCGTTGCAGCGGGCTCACTTTACGGAGGTACGTATAATTTATTTGCAACAACATTACCTCGCTACGGGATTACAGTGAAGTTTGTCGATGAATCAGACCCAGAAAACTTCCGTGCAGCTATTACAGAAAAAACAAAAGCGGTATACGCAGAAATTATCGGTAATCCAAGTTTAAAAGTATTAGATATTGAAGCAGTAGCAAATATTGCACACGAAAACGGTCTACCATTATTAATCGATAGCACATTTGCTTCGCCATATGGTAGTAATCCAATTGAGTTTGGCGCGGATGTTGTCATTCATTCGGCAACAAAATGGATTGGTGGTCACGGTACAACAATTGGTGGAATTGTTGTTGATGCGGGTAAATTTGACTGGACGCAAGGGAAACACCCAGGTTATACAGAGCCTGATACATCTTATCACGGAATTCGTTATGGAATTGACACAGCAGCGGCTGCATTTGCGACAAAGCTTCGTGTACAATTACTGCGCGATTTTGGTCCAACCTTATCAGCAGACGCGGCATTCAACTTCTTACAAGGACTAGAAACGCTTCATTTGCGTATTGTCCGTCATAACGAAAACACGCAAAAAGTAGCCGAGTACTTAAAAAACCACCCATTTGTGGAATATGTAAATTACAATGGCTTCGAAGATTTTGCTACGCATGATTTAGCGAAGAAATATTTAAAAAATGGCTTCGGCTCAATCATTACATTCGGCATTAAAGGTGGACGTGAAGCAGGGCGCCAAGTGATTGATAACGTAGAATTATTCTCACACGTAGCAAACGTAGGGGATGCACGTTCATTAATTATTCACCCAGCAAGTACAACACATCAGCAGCTATCTGCTGAAGAATTAAAAATCGCTGGCGTATCAGAGGAGCTCATTCGCTTATCAATCGGTCTAGAAGCAGCAGAAGATATTATCGCAGATTTAGAGCAAGCGTTAGCAAAGGTAGCAGTAGCTGTAAACGCTTAA